A region of Subdoligranulum variabile DNA encodes the following proteins:
- a CDS encoding aminotransferase class I/II-fold pyridoxal phosphate-dependent enzyme, whose amino-acid sequence MNGNPNRTRLDQRRAPIHEALENFRRMRVVPFDVPGHKRGRGNPELTAFLGQQCVGVDVNSMKPLDNLCHPVSVIREAEELAADAFGAAHAFLMVGGTTSSVQSMVLTACKRGDEIILPRNVHRSVLNALVLCGAVPVYVNPEVDQRLGISLGMRREQVAKAIAEHPNAVAVLVNNPTYYGICSDLRAIVRMAHDAGMLCLADEAHGTHFYFGGGLPVSAMAAGADMAAVSMHKSGGSLTQSSLLLCGPNVHAGYVRQIINLTQTTSGSYLLMSSLDISRRNLALRGRQVFHQVADMAEYAREEINAIGGYYAFGKELCNGDSIFDFDTTKLSIHTRDIGLAGIEVYDILRDEYDIQIEFGDIGNILAYLSMGDRPQELERLVSALAEIKRRYHTDGTGLLNQEYIDPEVVASPQQAFYADKVSLPLRETEGRVCSEFVMCYPPGIPILAPGERITGEILDYIEYAKAKGCSMTGPEDPDILRLNVLA is encoded by the coding sequence ATGAACGGGAATCCCAACCGCACCCGTCTGGACCAGCGCCGCGCGCCGATCCACGAGGCGCTGGAAAATTTCCGCCGCATGCGGGTGGTGCCTTTCGATGTGCCGGGCCACAAGCGCGGCCGGGGCAACCCCGAACTGACGGCCTTTCTGGGCCAGCAGTGCGTGGGGGTGGACGTGAACAGCATGAAACCCCTGGACAATCTCTGCCATCCGGTGTCGGTCATCCGGGAGGCCGAGGAGTTGGCCGCCGATGCCTTCGGCGCAGCCCACGCCTTCCTGATGGTGGGGGGCACCACCAGCTCGGTGCAGAGCATGGTGCTCACCGCCTGCAAGCGGGGGGATGAGATCATCCTGCCCCGCAACGTCCACCGCAGCGTGCTGAACGCCCTGGTGCTCTGCGGTGCCGTGCCGGTCTACGTCAACCCCGAGGTGGACCAGCGTCTGGGCATCTCCTTGGGCATGCGCCGGGAACAGGTGGCCAAGGCCATCGCCGAGCATCCCAACGCCGTGGCGGTGCTGGTGAACAACCCCACCTACTACGGCATCTGCAGCGATCTGCGGGCCATCGTGCGGATGGCCCACGACGCCGGCATGCTCTGCCTGGCCGATGAAGCCCACGGCACCCACTTCTATTTCGGCGGCGGGCTGCCTGTCTCCGCCATGGCGGCGGGGGCCGATATGGCCGCCGTGTCCATGCACAAGAGCGGCGGCAGCCTGACCCAGTCCAGCCTGCTGCTCTGCGGCCCCAATGTCCACGCGGGCTACGTGCGGCAGATCATCAACCTGACCCAGACCACCTCGGGCAGCTACCTGCTCATGTCCAGCCTGGATATTTCCCGGAGAAACCTGGCCCTGCGGGGCCGCCAGGTCTTCCACCAGGTGGCCGACATGGCCGAGTATGCCCGGGAGGAGATCAACGCCATCGGCGGGTACTACGCCTTCGGCAAGGAGCTGTGCAACGGGGATTCCATCTTTGACTTCGACACCACCAAGCTGAGCATCCACACCCGGGACATCGGTCTGGCGGGCATCGAGGTCTACGACATCCTGCGGGACGAGTACGACATCCAGATCGAGTTCGGCGACATCGGCAACATCCTGGCCTACCTGTCCATGGGGGACCGGCCCCAGGAACTGGAGCGGCTGGTCAGCGCTCTGGCGGAGATCAAGCGCCGCTACCACACCGACGGCACCGGATTGCTGAACCAGGAATACATCGACCCCGAGGTGGTGGCCAGTCCCCAGCAGGCCTTCTACGCCGACAAGGTCAGCCTGCCCCTGCGGGAGACCGAGGGCCGGGTGTGCAGTGAGTTCGTCATGTGCTATCCCCCGGGCATTCCCATCCTGGCGCCCGGCGAGCGGATCACCGGCGAGATCCTCGACTACATCGAATACGCCAAAGCCAAGGGCTGCAGCATGACGGGACCGGAAGACCCCGACATCCTGCGCCTCAACGTGCTGGCATAA